A segment of the Terribacillus aidingensis genome:
TGATACAACCTGTCCGATCACATTGACTTTATCGTCTTGCGGCAAGCTTCTCCTAGTGATTTGGATTTCACCTTTGTAACGCTTATACAGATCGTTATCGATGGTTATGCTGCCTTCGTTTCGTTCGATACAGTTGAAAGGTGTCACATCTGCATCCTCGAACATCCCGCTCATCCGTGACTCCTCTGATCGGATTACATCCCGAGCCCGATCCGGACGATTATGTGTCCCTTTTTCCAGTAAATGATGCGCTTCCGTTAATTCACCATAAGGTTGCGCACGAAGTGTAATCGTAGTTGATGCATCCTTCAGCTGCATCAAAGCCCCATCTGTCACATCTGGATCTCCAATCAGGATTTTGTCCACATTGTACGCTTTCAGTTCTGTGAAGGCTGCATACGTTCCATACATACGATGCTGTTCCAATGTTGGCAATCCTAGATGAAGCGGTCCTCGAAGATTACGGTCGCCTGGTACGAAGGCTTGGACCTTCAAGCCATATGATTGAAACAGCTGATTCTTTGTCAAAAAATCACTGAGTGCAAGCCCCGTTTCCGGCCGAGGGTAAAAATTGTGCCAAACTTCTGTGTGGGTAGTACGCAGACCCAGTTGAATAAGTCGCTCTAGCTGGTCTTTTGTAAGTGTACTAGCATTCAAAGCGACCTTCATCTTTTGAGATAAGCGGACAATAACATCATCCTCAATCCCATAATCTATCCGTAAACCTGTCAGTCCCCAATCCAATACCGTTTCTGCAGTATCCCAGTCCAAATCGAGCTTTTCCATCGAAGCCGTTGAAATATCCGCAATCAACTCCATATCCAGGGCAGAAGCAATTGAACCAAGAAGCTGCAGTTTTGTTTGATAAGCGGAGGCATCTTCCTCCGGGATGTGAAGCGATGTAAACAAACTCCGGAAGCCAGCTGCATGAAATCGCCTGATTTTTTCTTCCTCTATACGTTCCTGTAAATACACAGATATCCCTAACATCCTTATCCCTCCTATGTAAAAAAAGGGCGTCATACAGACGCCCTGTTATAGTTATATATCCTTTGCCATGTCTTCCTTAAACCCGAAGAAGTAAGTAAATACGAACCCAGCGATATAAGCGACAAAAATACCAATCAAGTATTGCAGGTACTTTCCTTCCGCGATGAGCGGCGTTAAAGAAAGTCCGGAAACACCGATTGAAGTCGCGCCTGTCGCAAACAACGCCTGCGTAGCTCCACCGACAGCGGCCCCAAGACATGCTGTTAAGAACGGACGACCGAGCGGCAAGGTTACCCCGTACAATAGCGGCTCACCGATACCAAGGAATCCGGCTGGCAAGGCACCTTTGATAATATTCCGCAGACGCTTATTGCGCGTTTTGACGAAGACAGCAATGGAAGCTCCGACCTGCCCGCCGCCAGCCATCGCCAATACAGGAAGCAATGCTGTAAAGGTGAAAGTCTGGATCAGCTCCATGTGAATCGGTGTCAAGCCGTGATGCAGACCAACCATAACGAGTGGCAGGAAGAATCCAGCCAGCAAAGCACCTGCTACGACACCACCAACATCAAGAATAGCGTTGATTCCGGTAGTAATGCCATCTGACAGCACACCGGCAACCGGCATAATGACTAGCAAAGATGCAACGCCGACAAACAGAACAGTTAAGATAGGGGTAAAAATAATATCAATACTATTAGGCATGAATTTTCTTACGCGTTTCTCGATGAAACTCATCAGCCAAGCTGCAAAGATGACGCCGAATAATCCGCCTCGGCCCGGAACGAGCGCTTCACCGAATAACGTAATATTCGCCAGCGCTGGATTGAACAAAATCATACCGGCAATGGCACCTAGTACCGGAGATCCGCCGAATTCCTTCGCCGTATTCCAACCGACTAGTATCGCTAGGAAACTGAACAAACTGCCGCCAATGAGCTGCAGGATCTGGATGATACTAAGCGTAGGATCCGCACCCGCATTGACAGCGAAGCTGACGCCTCCATTGATGATACCGGAAGCAATCAACCCAGGGATAAGCGGAATGAATATATTACCGATACGCTTTAATAGGAATTTGATCGGCGTTTTATTTTTTTCCTTCATGTTCTCCCGTTTGAGCTGGGCTTTTTCTTCAAAGGTAAGATTGTCGATTTCGGCTGCTTCTTCCCCGACACCGAGACCGGTGATTCGGCTGATTTCATCGGAGACTTTGTTTACAGTACCAGGTCCGACTACGATTTGAATCGTATCATCTGCCACTACGCCCATGACGCCGTCAATTCGTTTCAGAGCATCAAAATTCACCTTGTTATCATTCTTAACCCGTAAACGCACTCGTGTCATACAATGTGTCAATGAGACGACGTTCTGTTCTCCGCCAACTTCGCGGAGAATGTCTTCTGCCAATTGCTTCATCTTCGCCATTCTGATTCCTCCCCTTTACGCTTTTATCGCTGAACGGACAAATCCCTCTGCATTAAGAAGCTCCGACTCTGCCTCCTCTTTTGTAACATCAAGCAGCAGCATGACAATCGCTGTTTTTACCTGACCGTCTGCTAGATCCAAAACTTTCTCAGCTGCATCATATTTCGCACCAGTTGCTTCCATGATGATGCGTTTGGCACGCTCCTGCAGTTTGTCATTCGTCGGCTTCACATCGACCATCAAATTTTTATATACTTTTCCGACACCTACCATACTGGCAGTGGAAATCATATTGAGCACCAGCTTTTGCGCTGTTCCTGCTTTCAGTCTTGTCGAGCCTGTCAGTATTTCCGGCCCTGTTTCTACCTCAATGCTGATTTTCGCATGTTTAGAAATAGCTGCATCTTTATTGCAAGCAATGCTGACGGTTGCTGCACCTACGGCTGCAGCATAATCCAGCGCCCCGATCACATACGGTGTTCTGCCGCTTGCAGCAATCCCAATTACGGTATCTTTTGCTGATAATCCAATCTCCTCCAGCTCTCTTGCACCAAGCTCTGGATTATCCTCCGCTCCCTCTTTTGCCTTTCGAAAAGCG
Coding sequences within it:
- the murQ gene encoding N-acetylmuramic acid 6-phosphate etherase, translating into MLDKLTTEKRNESTMKLDQLSTKEVLQLMNKEDRTVPDAVEAALPEIEAAVKQVISTFQAGGRLIYTGAGTSGRLGILDAVECPPTFSTPDDMVQGLLAGGMSAFRKAKEGAEDNPELGARELEEIGLSAKDTVIGIAASGRTPYVIGALDYAAAVGAATVSIACNKDAAISKHAKISIEVETGPEILTGSTRLKAGTAQKLVLNMISTASMVGVGKVYKNLMVDVKPTNDKLQERAKRIIMEATGAKYDAAEKVLDLADGQVKTAIVMLLLDVTKEEAESELLNAEGFVRSAIKA
- a CDS encoding MupG family TIM beta-alpha barrel fold protein, translated to MLGISVYLQERIEEEKIRRFHAAGFRSLFTSLHIPEEDASAYQTKLQLLGSIASALDMELIADISTASMEKLDLDWDTAETVLDWGLTGLRIDYGIEDDVIVRLSQKMKVALNASTLTKDQLERLIQLGLRTTHTEVWHNFYPRPETGLALSDFLTKNQLFQSYGLKVQAFVPGDRNLRGPLHLGLPTLEQHRMYGTYAAFTELKAYNVDKILIGDPDVTDGALMQLKDASTTITLRAQPYGELTEAHHLLEKGTHNRPDRARDVIRSEESRMSGMFEDADVTPFNCIERNEGSITIDNDLYKRYKGEIQITRRSLPQDDKVNVIGQVVSEDVPLLNYIEGSRHFKIIWV
- a CDS encoding PTS transporter subunit EIIC, translated to MAKMKQLAEDILREVGGEQNVVSLTHCMTRVRLRVKNDNKVNFDALKRIDGVMGVVADDTIQIVVGPGTVNKVSDEISRITGLGVGEEAAEIDNLTFEEKAQLKRENMKEKNKTPIKFLLKRIGNIFIPLIPGLIASGIINGGVSFAVNAGADPTLSIIQILQLIGGSLFSFLAILVGWNTAKEFGGSPVLGAIAGMILFNPALANITLFGEALVPGRGGLFGVIFAAWLMSFIEKRVRKFMPNSIDIIFTPILTVLFVGVASLLVIMPVAGVLSDGITTGINAILDVGGVVAGALLAGFFLPLVMVGLHHGLTPIHMELIQTFTFTALLPVLAMAGGGQVGASIAVFVKTRNKRLRNIIKGALPAGFLGIGEPLLYGVTLPLGRPFLTACLGAAVGGATQALFATGATSIGVSGLSLTPLIAEGKYLQYLIGIFVAYIAGFVFTYFFGFKEDMAKDI